One Danio rerio strain Tuebingen ecotype United States chromosome 7, GRCz12tu, whole genome shotgun sequence genomic window, GCAGGAGTTCTTTGGCATTTTCCCacatgtgaattctgaccaatcgataagcagtttaggaactatgttcaacaacatctggccaatgagtgatgagggttttgtcacatgactgctttttggttcttttcaactggttcagaccaaagcgaTCAGTGTGGTGTAAAAACAACCCAAacacggcagaaaatgcaacaatgtatcatttattgcccttgttCCAGAGCAAATAaggcgaactacagatgtgaaagcacccgtAGTCTCAATGCACACTGGCTTTACATCACAAATAAGACTAGAAGTACGAAAGCAGCAAACACACCGCTTTAAACAGTCATTactctgtatatacagcatgcaGAGCTCTGAGCTTCTCAGATCACATTATCCTACAGTATTATTTACCGATGTGTTTGTTTAAAGGGGAATGAAGGTTCTACAGTGTGTTGTTCATTGAAAGCTCCTCTATTAACAAAGAAGAAAAAACCAGCCCCAGCTAAGGTCAGAAGAAGTCACTCAAAAGTACCGTATTACTGACCATATAGAGTAAGTAACTCAACTAGTACCTTTCTGGAGAGtaatggctcatttccactgactggtacagtatggtatggttcgggtcggtacagttcacctttatcaggcttgcgtttccactataaAGGGTACcgttttggtgggcgtggtgtaagaCAGAAAGTGTCAGTCACATCATTCTCGctggaggaaatgtctacagtaaggctgtacgggtcgctcacatatcatattaaaagcacttctcacaaaacagacacttcacacacataaatacttctgtataaatgttgattactaacttttctataaacaggagttgattataactgcagatcaatgacggtgcgaaatagcctactgtaacgtctgtaattatataaaataaataaataaattaacatatatgcacacatacagccccttacagtctccaatatgttaccaactacagaaaaactacacacagcagacatttagtccttaattaggttcaaaacaacacaaagtatagcccacagtcagagtaaacctctcatctgtgtctgtaatcttcagcagcacatgtcatgtagcctctgttagagagtcactcCATCAtacccagttcatattagtccaaaaggtgatgataataataaaaacaaggcagtttgttcacgtttgctgaagaaataacatgCTCCTTTTTTTCCTGCGCTcaactctcgcgtttgtcctttctAAATGTGTCAATCtggcgtttgtcagcttctcacgggatcggtttccaaagcttgtcaataatcaagcgcacattattattatcagctcaagaagtttgttatttcagatatagacacgCGTTGAGCACaaggaagaaagcgaaaccgctcgcgcgtcagactggctcgtaaacaactgcgaggcacagggtagattctgctctactccatggctgaGTGGCTGCTCATCAGGATgatgatatatgaatatataattccgctgtaatctctcgctgtgtatttcataCATGGCGGgtgctttgtttacattctggcttgttgtaagtgaatgacgtatctcttctgtaaaccaatagcgttcagctgcacgtctagcttCGCCTTTTGTTACCCTTTTTTttgtgtttgggacccttttgaaagggtcccgaaaaagtggcacggtacggtttggttcggtacaccttttgacagtggaaacggccataaaagcgtaccaaaccgaaccgtactgtaccactcagtggaaacaggccattagggcgtactcacactgccttgaaccgggctgaagcacgcttgtcccccctctcgtctcccccgatggcccgctctcacattgcattcgagcctTTAGTTATACTGTTGtagtggtttgatatgcagtgacacacagtcaaatatttcgctgagcagatccgccacttttggcgctcataaacaatcataaagtcctcgagctgcaggaattaggaggtgtGCTGAaagtgcagctgtcgtgcagtgaggggtttgcatctttaataaactacggcagtttgtgttcattgaacagtaagaatgattactTAATCCAGATCAAACAGTCCCtcaaaagtcacgtctcgctttcagtttcgggctcaggcgctttgcactcacactacaagcgtaccacgccaaagcccaagtgaactgtgctctggcacacctcttccaaccgggccagggccggccaactgtaCCAGCCtaagcccaattcagagcactcgcacttctcaaactatccaggaaacgggcctgggcacggttcggatagcatagtgtgagaaccaatgactgtaaaaaatatggacgacgcgacagccctttttcccattgaacgccttgagggcaaaacgcctgcttgacgggcacaaactgtcgcaaaagactgctgaaattggagccttgacatgcgcagaaggattgtctgatggagccagaggaggagccgcgaaaatgagcagagtcgagcttccaatcaaacgctttatgtaaaatcaactacgccccccgaacttctcagcatgcgtttgctgtcatatcaacacaaatggatgtaataacgttaacaaatatgagggttttatatatttaatcgcgccagctccaggccgcagcgcataactttactcgcggcgtcgcgggctgattccggctcgcatgcggcagcaccggctcgctcggccgccgcatctggctcgattgactcggactggaatcgggcagtgagtccaggcatccggagtaggtccagcagaggtaacattagtcagtctgagctctaagagataagtctccggcaggcgagaatctagccggaactgtgttttgctatctgggtggctaggcgtgtatcagcaaactaataaagcccgaaaaaagccctgaacttagcgaataaacagtgttccaccaggatcatgtatgtcagaaactatagtttactgctgaactcattttgtcatggtaaaataacacagaaatcgaataataacatttcagtctacttcagtctcctgccgaagctcagatgcgctgctttgagaaactgtcaatcacagctgtaaatcacgatgacacgcccagcattaaattactgctaaaaacaaactgtttacaaaaatgaagatctgcacctatttcagcacaataaccagtgccttaatcgaccagaactatctttcgggacattttattgcaagtgtaatatttttttttatttgggctcaagtctccttcattaacacggggaggcgggctttatgacttgtactgcagccagcccccagggggcgatctaacggccgaaaccttcactcaaacgtaggcttgcggcacacttggtgagAACTCCccaactcaatattgtaatgcattactttcagaGGTAACCTTCACTTTCACTCACCGGCCGAGCAGAAGAATCCTCTGGGGTCAGTGCAGGTCAGATCATTCCACATGTGATTATGAAACTGCAGCACCGCACAGATTCCAGAGCCGTCGGGCTGACCGTGGTCCCAGTTTCTGTATGAAGACGTGCTGCTGTCGGACCAGGCGAAGTCATCTTTAAAGTAGCCGATGTACGAGACGCCCCCCGCCGGCACCAGCGACTGGATCTGCTGGTTCTCCTGCAGGTTCCTGACGCTCACCAGATCAGTGTAAAAGCTTCTACAGTGACTCTGAGCGTCTCTCCAGGCTTTAGGAGAACTGACGAAGACGTATTTGTCTGAGCTACTCCCCTGATCTGCAGGAGAccacaacaaacacacaagagTTCCTGCTGCTTGATCAaaccacttacatttgtaaaaactatccAGTTcacttaatcagtttgtgttgggacagcatgaagtaattgtcccagctgggtcagttggtgtttctgtgtggagtttgcatgttctccccgtgttggcgtgggtttcctccgggtgctccggtttcccccacagtccaaaccaacccgagctcattgtggaaacgtagccccgcggtcgtttctgcggaccgtgatttacgtcccgggaggtacgtattcgagcggtttttgttttcgcggaccCGCGAGAGGCCGCTGCCGTTCTCGCACGAAAAGctgccggatcggccgactcggccgccctcctcttcctcctcctccttccctaaacccgagcgacggtttgcaaaagccgtccagaaaaaaaaaaaaagcaaaagccctcgtctttgatttcgaccgcgttttcggatcccgccgcattctcgcccttatttttcggattctgtttttcaacttacctgatttccggagccgctgttccccggactcgatcccggtcgtcgtccccggctggctcctcctcctctggggcctccgctccgccgtcgcaacgctgtgagctaagcggacaaactggttgcatcgggaaagccctccactcggaggcgagccgtcggccggcgatcGCGAAGATGAGGGGCGGATCatcgccacaccgccccgcagcgttcgctcgaaaaaaactaaacgcggccttacatacctccggccatgtaaatcgcggtctccagaaacgtccgcggggctatgtttccagaatgagcttgggttggtccaaacacatgcgctataggagaatcaactaaattggccgtagtgtatgagtgtggatgagtgtgtgtgggtgtttcccagtactggattgcagctggaagggcatccgctgtgcaaaacatgctgggatagttggcggttcattccactgtggtgatggcttataaataaagagactaagccaaaaagaacatgaataaatgaatgcatcagCACAATTCCTGAGGGTTTTGAggagcttaattgttttatgttcaatccactcaaatttgtaaGTTAACTTGATTGATTTGCGTTGAGACAGCATGAAGGAAccgtgtggaagccagcattcaTTACAGTGTATATCAGTGTATGCTCACCGTTATAGCAGATGAAGCTCCTGGGGGTCAGGCAGGGCGTGTCTCGAATATTCCCCAGGCTATCCATCACAGAGCAGAATTCTCCAGCGGTGTTCGTGGGCTCTCGCGGACCCCAGTTAGTGTACTCAGTTTCTCCTGCTTTATAAAGGCGTGGATCAGACAGAGACCAGAGCCACTGCTCACGACGGCTCTTCCTCAGGCCGATCCAGGCGGTTTCAGTGAAGGTGAAGTCTTTCAGAGTGAAAAGAGCATCCATGTCTGACTGATCCCACAGACTCACCAGGTCAATGTATTCATCTCTGCAGATTCGCAGAGCCTCGTCAAACGTCTTCGACTGATTCACGAACAAAACAACAGCGGAGGACAAACCTGCAAAACCAGTGTGAATTACGTAGAGTGGCATTTAGTGTAGTGAGATGTagatgaagtctgaattattcttCCTCctctatattttctgtttttcaacacatctctaaacgtaatagattttaataactgatttattttatctttgccatcatgacagtacataatattagactagatattcttcaagacacttctatacagcttaaagagacatttaaaggcctacagagcatccggaaagtattgacagCGCTTCAGTTttcccacatttgtttatgttacagctttattccaaaattaatcacattcatttatttcttcaacattctacacacaatcccccataatgacaatgtgaaaaaaagggtttttgaaattgttgtaaatttatttaaaataaaaagctgctaaatcacatgtacatcagtattcacagcctctaCATTGGCtttataagggcccagggttgacagtgcatgtcaaagcacaaaccaagcatgaagacaaaggaactgtctgtagagC contains:
- the LOC100149796 gene encoding macrophage mannose receptor 1; this encodes MEQMLFLIFISWGLFWVKGLSSAVVLFVNQSKTFDEALRICRDEYIDLVSLWDQSDMDALFTLKDFTFTETAWIGLRKSRREQWLWSLSDPRLYKAGETEYTNWGPREPTNTAGEFCSVMDSLGNIRDTPCLTPRSFICYNDQGSSSDKYVFVSSPKAWRDAQSHCRSFYTDLVSVRNLQENQQIQSLVPAGGVSYIGYFKDDFAWSDSSTSSYRNWDHGQPDGSGICAVLQFHNHMWNDLTCTDPRGFFCSADAVLTQTVRLQLKALRVEDLQLSLLQQIRQTLVSGGLSEYADVQWRKQQDGNIFQRTEDLKTDAQNTGKQSNTVCGDGGQH